The sequence gagagagagagagagagagagagagagagagagagagagagacatacatacatatatacacacatacaaacacatatacacacatacaaacacatacacacactcatatatgcatgcacacacatacacacatatatatgtgcgtttgcgtgtattcattactctctctctctctctccacacacacacacacacacacacacacacacacacacacacacacatcaatatcaataaaatagcagCACAGGATGTTATGAGTGTAACTGCAAGGTCAAATGAGTTTACTTTCAATGACTATTCCCGCATTTTTTCAGGAACAGGATTGTTCCTTTTACAATAATTTCCAAGTAATTCTGGAAGTCAGTTTCTTTGATCAACACTTAAGTACTCAATCCACCATATTATGACGAAAGCGAAAAatcgggaaaaaaaggaaaaagaaaaagaagaaaaaaaaaaagaaagtttacaGTAACCTTAAGCAGCGTCATGTTTCACGTGGATCATATAAGGTAACAACTGATGAGGCATTTACGGTGATTCAATGCTTTTAAATGCCTTTTAAAACCTTAGAAATTCCTTACGAAATCCGAAAGTCCCTGATAAATTCGTCTGGaaatccggatttttttttttggggggggagggggggtgattttGAAAATCCCGTAAATCTCGCTAGCTATTGAGGGATTGCAATTGCCCCTCGTAGGCCACAACCCCTCCCTGCAAACGACTCGAACCAGGCCACTCCAGGTGTGACCCAGAACGAGCTGTTAGCAGTAGTAAACAGCCTAACCACAGAACCTTACAACCTGTCGTGGGATTCCAGCCAACGTAAATGTGTGGAAAAGAATTGTGATAATTACCTACAACCCAATTTCTCAGCACTATAATATTTAATCAAATGTGGCCAAGTCACATGTACTTACCTTATGTTGACTAAAGATAAAACtgcaaatatattttaaaaaaggagaatataTGTTAACAAGTCTTAAAATacgcacatttttatatatgggatatgaaaatattaaaaggtCGTGGAAATTGCAAAAGACTATAATTCAAATATGTGATTTATTCACTGTAGAATACAatgtatatgattaaatataacgATTATAATAGCGATACATACAATAGTCGTTTTTTGAAGACTCGCATATGGCCCCCTGTCATCCTCACCTTCGAGTAGACCTACCTTGCCAAAATTACGACCTTGATGCCATTTAATATAATTTACTGCTGGGAAAAGAAACGTATGGTATAGCTGAAGAATCGGGACTGTACTCATAGATTCAGGAAACTACGTGTAACTGATGCACAAtagctaaataataataataataataaataaataaataataatgagcgCACATTTTAGAATAGTCCCCCCTCATTTATCCTCGTTTTCTTACATCAGTTTTCTATCACCGTTTTCTACAGCATCCACCATACAGGCTTCGATTATACAACAAAACCGACCACGAACTGTCCGACAGCATTCCCACTGATCTTGCATACTGTCACACTTGCACGTGTCTCTTGCAACTTGCCTACTGTtgtatccttcctccctttaaatTGATAAAATTTTCATCAATCTACCTAGGTGTCTTGTCTTTTTATAGTGTATTAGGCGATACCAAAACAGTGgttgtcataaaaaaaaataataataaaaaataaaataaaataaaataaaattacttaaaataataaataaataaataaataaataaactatagcCAACACATATACGCGTGAACGAGCTTGTTAATAATCTCTCTCTGAACTACCCTTGTTTCTGTCCCGTGGAAAACCTTCCATTTATTTCActgtgatttttatttaattacgaataaagggaaaaaatatatcctGTGAATTCCGAGGATAATAGATAATGAAGCAAGTGAGGACAGATgaaggaaataaaggatggagggaggacagaatgagtagaaaagaaagaaggaaatgatgaaactgaggaaatgggagagaacgaaggaaatgGAATTGaggaatcgagagagaaagaaagaagtgaagttGAGGAACtgaaagaaatgaagggaaaaaagttaagaagagagagatgaagaacagggagaaggatggacaagggaaggaggaagagacaaagaaaatgaacaaagagaacagaacaagaaaaaagaaaagaaatgaaggaaggaaattgagaaagtggagagaaaaaggaccggatgatggaagaagggaaatgaaacgaatgaggaagaaggaaaaacgataagaagaaagtgaagatataaaagaaataaagaagaagaggacgaaagagtgaaagaagagtaaaaaaaaaaaaaaatggaagggagtAATATGGAAATAGaataaggaagatgaggaaagaaaaaaaagtgaagagggaagaaaggcggaaagaaagaagggacgtaggggaataaaggaaggaagaagggggatgaaagaaagggaaaaagagagtacaaagggaagaaagatagatatacaagaggaaataaacatatgcatgcacacatacacatacatacatgtatacacatccgTGTGTCTACATGtttgtattatgcatgtatgcgtatatgtagctatgtatgtgtatgcgtgtgtataaggAGATTTTCAGCAAAAACAAGCGCATACTTTCGCCACTGATAAAGGGTGCACACGCGCGTGCAACTACGCTTCCCAAACTACGAGCGCCCACGAGCGAGCGTCCCCAACCTCTTGTATTCTTCTTCACTAGCAAACACCCTGTACCCGTAGGCCCAGAGGACGTCCTCGCACTCCTTCTGTATCGCCAGCATGTCCCGGTAGCCCAGCTGCTTCTGCCAGCGGTCCGGCATCTCCGACGAGTTTCTGCTGATGGTGAACGGCTGCTGGAGCTCCCAGGCTTCGTCCAAGCCGGAGGTGAGCCTGAACAGGACTTTGGCGACGGAGGCGGTGAAGGGGAGGCCCGCGAACTCGAAAAGCCGTCGCACCTCCTCCTCCGGCTGGAGAGCGAGGTCCTCGTACCGCACCAGCAGGTATCTGTGCGTGGAGAGACGGCGCACGAGGTGGGTCAGAGGCGGAGCGAATCATGTGAACGTAAAAACCGGCGCAAGGCATAAGAAAATGAAGTCAGTCATGGCTGACCGGAAACATGGCATATAGTCTGAAGTTGGATGTACAGACCCGGTCTGAATTCATGAGAGCGAATACGCAaaccccattattattatttttacttcattCAAGTATAAGCGAATGtatcctcattttctcttatttcatcgAGTGTATGGCAGCGGTCTAAATTCCACTTCGAAATATTTTCGAAACAGAATCCTTGAAAGAAGGTCTCTCAACGCAGAATGGGCCTACCTGTCCGGGTACCGTCGGAGAAGCGTGGGAACGGCGTCCAAGTCCTGCCTGTACCTTTCACACGCCGGCGATGCGTTCGTCTCCTCCTCGTAGAAGTAGCCCGGCGGGAAGCCTCTTCTGGAGGCAATGGCAGCTCGGGGGTCGCGCACCAGGTGGATCACCCGCACGTCGAGGGAGTCGTCCTCCAGCAGCGGCACGGCCACGCGCAGAACCGCGCTCACCACACGCACCACCCCGACCCGCGAGGCGCGACAGAAGGTCTCGAAGGTGGCGGGCGAAAAGCAGAACTTTTTATCCAGTTCACAGAGAGATCTAATCCTCAGGTCTTGCGGATGCATCCTGATGTGCTCCTTGAAGTATTCCGGTCGGTGGGCGAAGCGGCAGTGCAGTATGTCCTTGAGCAAAAGCGCGGAGGCGTTGACGCCCTTCGGCAGAGTAGCATTGTGAGCTCGTATCGGTTCCTCCGAGTAGAAGGTGGAGAGCCCCGTCGTCAGGATGCTGCCGGTGAAGGTGGAGCCGGAGCGCACCTGCGTCCAGAGGAGGACGTGCCGCTGCGGCGTCCGCGCCCCCGCCGTCCGTTGGCGCTGCTGGGGTCCGGGGACGAAGAAGTGCCGCCGGGCGAGGTGGCGAAGGACCAGAGCCAACGACGAAGTGAACGCGGCCACCGCACAGACGCAAAGAACGAACCTCTTCCTCGGCTTCAGCGTGTACAGCATGTCGGGTCGGTCGAGCGGTCGCCGTCTCCAGAGCGGAGGCGAGCTGCACCGGCCGATGCGCGCGGGAGCTATTTTTAAGCGACTATATTAAACTAAAGACAGGAAAAGGCGGGAGTATTTTGAGGCACGGACTACGCCTTCTCCAGAAGAGCATACCACGTCTGATATAGATTTGACATTATTTGCACTGAGATGTCTCTCTCCGGGCCGAAAGTGCTAATTTCGACTTTGTATTTATAGGCCTATCCATCTTAAGTCTAAAGaagtatttataatgtatatgtatatatatatataaatacacacacgcacacgcacacgcacacgcacacacacgcgcacacacacacacacatatatatacatatacatatacatatataatatacatatatatatatgtataaatgtatctatacatatatatgtataaatgtatctatacatatatatatatatatatatatatatatatatgtataaagataatccCTGAACCACTTCCGATGGACGTACAGGGACAAGTCCACAAGTTGcatttgaagccatgaagtgaccaGCAATCAGTGCCTCATCTTCTTGGAGAGGTTTGCTCTTCAAAAGTGACCATGAACGGAAAGATGTGAAAATCAGATGGTACAAAGTCAAAAGAATAAGGGGTAATTGTTACTGAGAGCgacgcaccctcccagagactaaggaaaaagaagggaaaaaatgatgtttttctgcaggaaatcctatgatttcgtcgattttcggcgttgtttcttctgcgaatgaatcgttcgggagatcgagtaccatttctccatgaACGATCtcgatttgatagtcccgttagcaggggagggcatgaagtgtTTGAAATTATGGGAtgaaacaggcttaaataagaagaatagcgaacaaaaacacaaaaaactagCCCAAAAATAGCTAAAAatcggctaatgaaactctacggacatacccgccatctttgaaagtctgCGCAGCGacgcgccaaaaaaaaaaaaaaaaaaaaaaaaaaaactacaggaaTATAACACATCTTTCGGCAAAATATACGGGATTTCACACCTTTCAAGCACCAAAAAACGtcctaacccataacccaacctaacctagcaatttccagtgccgtgactaggcgtgcccttcggacattgcccaaggggagggttgatgagggACAAGCCCCCCAACAgcccccgggacacattctcttcacctcggtatgtacggcaagatagagctacatccatactgtaaacaaaccaaatacctttatatatcgaaagaccgaactgtcaattttcctctgcttctttcggtcggtctattgtggatcgtggatcgctgcgtttttatcgctttttttcgGGATTTGGGGTACTTGGTGGCCTCAGAAATCGAACTGCAATAGTTATTAAGGTCTTCTGCTTCTTTGttgccactgtatagtcttaagaataacctaGAATCGACGTTACACCGAAAACAAAACATCTCTGTCACCGACTACCCGCGAATCCATCTGTCAAAACTGGCGGCGAGAAACGCGAAAATACGCATGCCCAGAAGGTCCTTCAGACCGATTCCCGTTAAAACCTGTACAACCAATCTTAAAACACGCGAATGAGGAATAAAAAACCTTAATAAAGGTCTTTGAAAGCATAAATATGGAacggcaaggggggggggtgtcctcgCTGACTAATTTCctaaggggcgggagggggggggggagggatgcagGGGAGAAAGCGAgttaatgaagggggggggggggttgcacgaTGTCTATAGCAACCTGTAGATgtcgaaataaaataaataccacttAAACATCTATAAAAAATTGTAATCATATGAAAGACGAGCCAAAATTTATGTCATGGCAACAATAGAAAGgccgtataataaaaaaaaaaaagccaaacctTGTCCGACGAACACCGAAGGAAACACCGCTCAAGTAAACAAACGCAACTCACAATGCCTACAAACCCGATATCCGATACAcaaatttttcacaaatataaaatgttatgctaaccaaaataacgaaaacagaaaatatcTAATTAATTCCCACCCCTCCGCTTATTCGCACGACgtcaatttattttaaaaattattaaacaatatacaactcATACCGTCACTCTACAGATGAGATGCGGCGTGGAGGAACTAATGATATCTTTTATTCTCCGCCGGATACAACATTTATAATATGTGCTTGGCAAAGTACCCGGCGAagtgaaattgcatctaacttttctattatcaatttgggggggggggttgtcgcatctacatgaatatatattataaaatcgtCAGCCGTCATTGCATTTGGGGCATTTAAAGGCTACGGATATGAGGGCATGCGACCGGCATATTCCTCCACGAATTGCCAGTaccttacataaaaaaaatatttttgaataaCACAATTTATCCACTATGataaaagattatttttttcaattgtctttaaaatacatataaatataaaagaaacattGAAATAAATATCTTTAACTTTCCACATGTCACACTGCACACAAAAATTGCTAGGTCTTTACACGTCAAGAGCTAACCGGAAAGTGTTCAagtaatgaacatttttttttccgacATGGGAGGCAATTAAGGTAAAGAGGCAGTAACGTTGTTACATTGTTAACAGTGAATCTACCTTACGATAGcgaaattataaatcataaaacatatacatttcAAAGAACAGTACTtaaaatgtataagcataaaaggaagagaggaaataatagaaataggatTAAATAATGGATTAAAACATTAGTAATCGGTAATGCTTGAAAGTAGGTTGAAAGTAGTGCAAAGAAAACGTGACAATCATAGAAAACGCAGTTATAGAAAATAGATTAACAGAAAATAAGACATATAGAAAAcgagtttatagaaaatgtagaCATAAACAAGAACGTTTTTCTTCATTAAACGGTATATATAAGGCCTGTACATCTTGAGTTTACTACaatcctactctatttcttccgctctataagatggcggtgtccattttcttctatctacgcgcgtcgcggtcttcaacctctaccgaaTCATCAACCATAACCCTTCTAAGTTCATTAACTCTCTTTGCGACCTGCGTCTTTTTCACTGGACGAATCTTATGACACACCTACTGATGCCATGGCTGTAAACTAACAATACTCCTTAAACGCTGCCAAGTTTCTAATGGGAAATTACAAGTCACAACAGATTAGGTCTTACAATGTAGGCGTGCGTTGGTAGACCTCATACCACGCGAGCCGAAGGACGAACGCCACTCGCCAAAGGTTCACTGGGGTCTTCAAGCAGTACATGAATGGTCACTCTTGCTGCCTCTGCCCAGGGGACTGACAAAAAGTCTGACTGCTGTCACTTCGTTTATCAGCGTGGActgaaataatttaataaatacataaatacaaaagtcAAGAAAATCTAAAACACATCTACATAGTCAATCTAATTGAAAGGAGCCCAATACATCTCAAGAACAACGTATTCATTTCCTTTAAGAATATAGTACACATATAAATGCCGCCTGGGAATACATCCCTTAATACATCCATTAAACAATTTCAACATACCTTTTATGGTAACATCTGGACTCCAAAAGGTAAACGACTCTGtaacaaatgaatatgaaatgtCCAACCGCTCCAACACGTGGTAGAACATCAACAGATTCGAAAATACaaatcacaacaaaaaaaaaaactacttggAAGGGCAAGGCAATCCCTCTTCTCCCAAGGTCAGCTGTTTCGAGGGTTCGTAAACAGAAGTCGGAGTCTCACGTGATTCAAACACATGAGGCTTCACGAGCCGCCGTCGCCTCTATtcgcacaacaaaacaaaatctctTGATTCcattcacaaatatattcatatatatatatatatatatatatatatatatatatatatatatatatatatatatatatatatgtatgtatatacatatatatatatatatatatatatatatatatatatatatatatatatatatataaatacacacacacacacacacacgcacacacacacacacacacacacacacacacacacacacacacacacacacacacacacacacacacacacagatatatatatatatatatatatatatatatatatatatatatatatatatatatatatatatgtatgtatatatatgtatatatatatatatatatatatatatatatatatatatatatatatataaatg is a genomic window of Penaeus vannamei isolate JL-2024 chromosome 14, ASM4276789v1, whole genome shotgun sequence containing:
- the LOC113826335 gene encoding carbohydrate sulfotransferase 3-like produces the protein MLYTLKPRKRFVLCVCAVAAFTSSLALVLRHLARRHFFVPGPQQRQRTAGARTPQRHVLLWTQVRSGSTFTGSILTTGLSTFYSEEPIRAHNATLPKGVNASALLLKDILHCRFAHRPEYFKEHIRMHPQDLRIRSLCELDKKFCFSPATFETFCRASRVGVVRVVSAVLRVAVPLLEDDSLDVRVIHLVRDPRAAIASRRGFPPGYFYEEETNASPACERYRQDLDAVPTLLRRYPDRYLLVRYEDLALQPEEEVRRLFEFAGLPFTASVAKVLFRLTSGLDEAWELQQPFTISRNSSEMPDRWQKQLGYRDMLAIQKECEDVLWAYGYRVFASEEEYKRLGTLARGRS